A section of the Sphingobacteriales bacterium genome encodes:
- the purB gene encoding adenylosuccinate lyase, which yields MKEFRLLAISPVDGRYAGKVVELQAFFSEFALIKYRIFVEIEYFIALCNFLDELSGFNKKDFPVLRKIHEEFSLQDAMRIKEIETVTNHDVKAVEYFLKEKFEQHNWKSFKEYIHFGLTSQDINNTAVPLLLKDFTFQFYMPTLTNIINELESRAREWQLVPMLARTHGQPASPTLLGKEIMVFVERLNEQLRQLSHLPFKAKFGGATGNFNAHFAAFPDSDWINFANNLLKKFGLERQQYTTQIEHYDNLSSLFDNLKRINTILIDFCRDVWLYISFDYFTQKIVSSEVGSSAMPHKVNPIDFENAEGNLGAANAMFNFLSEKLPVSRLQRDLTDSTVSRNIGVPLAHTIIAFKSIEKGLSRLQLNAEKIKQDLENNWIVVSEAIQTVLRKAGYPHPYEALKSLTRKHQKPGKAELHQFIDSLDIDDELKAYLKSITPFNYTGKIIDFSER from the coding sequence ATGAAAGAATTCAGGTTGCTGGCCATTTCTCCTGTTGACGGAAGATATGCAGGCAAAGTGGTCGAATTACAGGCTTTTTTCTCGGAATTTGCCCTGATAAAATACAGGATTTTTGTCGAGATTGAGTATTTTATTGCACTGTGTAATTTTCTGGATGAGTTATCTGGCTTTAATAAAAAAGATTTTCCGGTTCTCAGAAAAATCCATGAAGAATTCAGTCTTCAGGATGCCATGCGGATAAAGGAAATTGAGACGGTTACCAACCATGATGTCAAAGCAGTAGAATATTTTCTGAAAGAAAAATTTGAACAACACAACTGGAAAAGTTTTAAAGAATATATCCACTTCGGGCTCACCAGCCAGGATATCAATAACACGGCAGTTCCCCTCCTGCTGAAAGATTTTACTTTTCAGTTTTATATGCCCACACTGACCAATATTATCAATGAGTTGGAAAGCCGTGCCAGAGAATGGCAACTGGTACCCATGCTGGCACGTACACACGGTCAGCCGGCCAGCCCTACCCTTCTGGGCAAAGAAATAATGGTTTTTGTTGAAAGGCTTAACGAACAGCTCAGACAACTTTCCCACCTGCCTTTCAAAGCTAAATTCGGAGGAGCAACCGGCAATTTTAACGCTCATTTTGCTGCATTTCCCGATAGCGACTGGATTAATTTCGCCAACAACCTTCTAAAAAAATTTGGTCTTGAACGCCAGCAATATACTACCCAGATAGAACATTACGACAATCTGTCTTCTTTGTTTGACAACCTGAAGAGAATCAACACCATACTGATAGACTTTTGCCGCGATGTCTGGCTGTATATTTCCTTTGATTATTTTACGCAAAAAATCGTTTCCAGCGAAGTCGGGTCATCGGCCATGCCTCACAAAGTCAATCCGATAGATTTTGAAAATGCCGAAGGGAACCTTGGTGCCGCCAACGCCATGTTCAACTTTTTGTCTGAAAAATTACCGGTCAGCCGTCTCCAACGCGACCTCACCGACAGTACTGTTTCGCGGAATATCGGGGTTCCGTTGGCTCACACCATTATCGCTTTTAAATCAATTGAAAAAGGATTATCAAGGCTTCAGCTGAATGCAGAAAAAATAAAACAAGACCTTGAAAATAACTGGATAGTGGTTTCGGAAGCTATTCAGACCGTATTACGTAAGGCGGGCTATCCTCACCCTTATGAAGCTTTGAAATCACTAACCCGTAAACATCAGAAACCGGGGAAGGCCGAACTCCATCAGTTCATTGATTCCCTTGATATTGACGATGAGCTGAAAGCCTATCTTAAAAGTATCACTCCGTTTAATTATACAGGAAAAATTATCGATTTTTCAGAACGGTAG
- a CDS encoding MBOAT family protein encodes MLFNTLSYFVFLPVVVILFYSLPVRYRWMLLLVASYFFYACWEPAFLLLILLTTLIVYLTARLVEKENRQPWRKCWLWVGILVNLSILAVFKYAGFFQTILSDLKIIKVSHSLNILLPVGISFYTFQALAYLIDVYRRQLTAEKHFGHFALFISFFPQLVAGPIERASRLIPQLKKSQTIINMADVSAGVKYLIYGLFKKVVIADNLSMWVNEVFQNPSIYNGFHYLVAAVLFTIQIYCDFSAYSDMAVGSARLLGIRLIQNFNLPFSAVSVSDFWKRWHISLSSWFRDYVFLPLAWKVSKWKWLNGYSFLNNVMVYSVTILFTFFLTGLWHGADYTFVIWGLLHGLCLIIEFSTKKIRIKFLKKIGINRKSNIYTILSRMLTFSFVVFAFIFFRADNLKEAIWMIKGIFSEWGAATFPEIPMQQYFMGGLAGLALLIFFENSGKNISPESFLSGKKIWLRWGFFYLLLAFIFMTGYFGNIEFIYFQF; translated from the coding sequence GTGCTTTTCAATACATTATCATATTTCGTCTTTCTACCGGTAGTTGTTATTCTTTTCTACAGCCTTCCTGTCAGGTACCGCTGGATGTTGTTGCTCGTAGCGAGTTACTTCTTTTATGCCTGTTGGGAACCTGCTTTTTTACTCCTGATTCTGCTTACTACGCTTATTGTTTACTTAACTGCCCGGTTGGTTGAAAAAGAAAACCGCCAACCATGGCGAAAATGCTGGCTTTGGGTCGGAATTCTTGTAAATCTGAGCATTCTCGCTGTTTTTAAATATGCCGGATTTTTTCAGACTATCCTATCAGACCTGAAAATTATTAAAGTCAGCCATTCTTTGAATATCCTGCTTCCGGTCGGAATTTCATTTTATACTTTTCAGGCACTTGCTTACCTGATCGATGTGTATCGCAGGCAATTAACCGCTGAAAAACATTTCGGACATTTCGCACTGTTTATATCTTTTTTCCCTCAACTCGTAGCCGGCCCGATTGAAAGAGCCTCCAGACTCATTCCTCAGTTAAAAAAATCTCAGACAATCATTAACATGGCTGATGTTTCTGCAGGAGTGAAATACCTGATTTACGGACTTTTTAAAAAAGTTGTTATTGCCGATAACCTGTCGATGTGGGTTAATGAAGTCTTTCAGAATCCTTCAATTTATAATGGTTTTCATTACCTGGTGGCAGCTGTCCTTTTTACCATTCAGATTTATTGTGATTTTTCAGCATATAGCGACATGGCAGTCGGGAGTGCAAGACTTTTGGGTATAAGGCTGATCCAGAATTTTAACCTTCCTTTTTCAGCTGTTTCAGTTTCTGATTTCTGGAAAAGATGGCATATTTCCCTGTCTTCGTGGTTCCGTGATTATGTATTCCTTCCTTTGGCATGGAAGGTCTCAAAGTGGAAGTGGTTGAACGGATATTCCTTCCTGAATAATGTGATGGTGTATTCTGTTACCATTCTGTTTACCTTCTTCCTAACCGGTTTGTGGCATGGAGCCGATTATACTTTTGTAATTTGGGGTTTACTGCACGGGCTCTGCTTAATCATTGAATTTTCAACCAAAAAAATAAGGATTAAATTTCTGAAAAAAATCGGGATAAACAGAAAATCAAATATTTATACGATTTTATCAAGAATGTTGACATTCTCTTTCGTGGTATTTGCCTTTATCTTTTTCAGGGCAGACAATCTGAAGGAGGCAATATGGATGATTAAGGGTATATTTTCAGAATGGGGAGCTGCTACGTTTCCGGAAATTCCGATGCAACAATATTTTATGGGAGGTTTAGCTGGTTTGGCATTGCTGATTTTTTTCGAAAACAGCGGAAAAAACATTAGTCCTGAAAGCTTTCTTTCCGGCAAAAAGATTTGGCTTCGCTGGGGATTTTTCTATCTGTTGCTGGCTTTTATTTTTATGACAGGATATTTTGGCAATATTGAATTCATTTATTTTCAGTTTTGA
- a CDS encoding DUF3078 domain-containing protein — MKKTAIILLSLFTVTGLKAEKPDSLKYWKTGGMGSLLFSQLSLTNWAAGGQNSISFNSFFNLFSNYKKEKTTWDNTFDIAYGITKQNGLPSRKADDRIELNSKYGQYAFKHWYYSGLLQLKSQMAYGYKYPNDSVRISSFMAPGYLSVAIGMDFKPSAKFTLFISPLTGKGTFVIDTFLSNKGLFGVDAGKKFRGEFGGFIKSMFKYEITKNITFQTKIDLFSNYLKEPQAIDVNWETMTAFKLGKYISANLNTLLIYDKDIMIKDENGIEKDRVQLKELFGLGFSYKF, encoded by the coding sequence ATGAAAAAAACAGCCATCATTTTATTATCGCTTTTCACCGTTACAGGATTAAAAGCCGAAAAACCCGATTCATTAAAATATTGGAAAACAGGTGGAATGGGGTCTTTGCTATTTTCACAACTTTCCCTGACCAACTGGGCAGCAGGAGGACAAAACTCCATTTCGTTTAATAGTTTTTTTAACCTTTTCTCTAATTATAAAAAAGAGAAAACCACGTGGGACAATACTTTCGATATTGCCTACGGAATTACAAAACAAAACGGTCTGCCATCCCGCAAAGCTGACGACAGAATAGAATTAAATTCGAAATATGGCCAATATGCCTTTAAACACTGGTATTATTCAGGATTATTGCAACTCAAATCGCAGATGGCTTACGGATACAAATATCCAAACGACTCTGTCAGAATTTCTTCCTTTATGGCTCCGGGCTATCTGTCGGTGGCTATTGGTATGGACTTCAAGCCTTCTGCAAAATTTACCCTTTTCATTTCCCCGCTTACTGGTAAGGGAACCTTTGTCATCGACACTTTTTTATCCAATAAAGGGCTTTTTGGGGTGGATGCCGGAAAAAAGTTCCGGGGCGAATTTGGCGGATTTATCAAATCCATGTTTAAATATGAAATCACAAAAAACATTACCTTTCAGACCAAGATCGACCTTTTCAGCAATTATCTCAAAGAACCCCAGGCCATTGACGTGAACTGGGAAACCATGACTGCTTTTAAACTTGGAAAATACATCTCAGCCAACCTCAACACCCTGCTGATTTACGATAAAGACATTATGATCAAAGATGAAAACGGGATTGAAAAAGACCGTGTTCAGCTGAAGGAGCTTTTCGGCCTGGGGTTTTCTTACAAGTTTTAG
- a CDS encoding DUF4468 domain-containing protein, with amino-acid sequence MNRILFVIVCNMVLVFSLKAQNEWGVPYQEDQKAVVYEEVVQQSGLTKDQLYARAIEWINSYFTAGASKITEKNQDEGLIRLKDRITLFRMEKKNKVVDVVIDYNIEIYVKDGRYKYVFRNFRSYQGSTSPGIEVWMDPNKCKKENALERYANLNAEITKIIDNLKSYMQTGTQKKDNDW; translated from the coding sequence ATGAATAGAATTCTTTTCGTTATTGTGTGTAATATGGTGCTGGTTTTCAGCCTGAAAGCACAAAACGAATGGGGTGTTCCTTACCAGGAAGATCAGAAAGCTGTCGTTTATGAAGAAGTAGTACAGCAAAGCGGATTGACAAAAGATCAGTTATACGCAAGGGCCATTGAATGGATCAATTCTTATTTTACAGCAGGAGCTTCAAAAATCACTGAAAAAAATCAGGACGAAGGACTTATCCGTTTAAAAGACAGGATTACCCTTTTCAGAATGGAAAAGAAAAACAAGGTGGTGGATGTGGTCATCGACTACAACATCGAGATTTATGTAAAAGACGGACGTTATAAATATGTTTTCCGCAATTTCCGGTCTTATCAGGGAAGTACTTCTCCCGGTATCGAAGTCTGGATGGATCCCAACAAATGTAAAAAGGAAAATGCACTGGAACGCTATGCAAACCTGAATGCCGAAATCACGAAAATAATTGATAATCTTAAATCTTACATGCAAACCGGCACTCAGAAAAAGGACAACGACTGGTAG